A genome region from Macrotis lagotis isolate mMagLag1 chromosome 4, bilby.v1.9.chrom.fasta, whole genome shotgun sequence includes the following:
- the SEMA6D gene encoding semaphorin-6D isoform X1 has product MRPPLLCAYILLITISQLRAVSFPEDDEPINTVDYHYSRQYPVFRGRPSGNESQHRLDFQLMLKIRDTLYIAGRDQVYTVNLNEIPKAEVIPSKKLTWRSRQQDRENCAMKGKHKDECHNFIKVFVPRNDEMVFVCGTNAFNPMCRYYRLNTLEYDGEEISGLARCPFDARQTNVALFADGKLYSATVADFLASDAVIYRSMGDGSALRTIKYDSKWIKEPHFLHAIEYGNYVYFFFREIAVEHNNLGKAVYSRVARICKNDMGGSQRVLEKHWTSFLKARLNCSVPGDSFFYFDVLQSITDIIQINGIPTVVGVFTTQLNSIPGSAVCAFSMDDIEKVFKGRFKEQKTPDSVWTAVPEDKVPKPRPGCCAKHGLAETFKTSIDFPDDTLAFIKSHPLMDSAVPSIIEEPWFTKTRVRYRLTAIAVDHSAGPYQNYTVIFLGSEAGVVLKILAKTSPFSLNDSVLLEEIDAYNHAKCNAESEEERKVISLQLDPDHHALYVAFSSCVIRIPLSRCERYGSCKKSCIASRDPYCGWLSQGACGRVKPGMLLLTEDFFASHNHSAGGYEQDTEYGNTAQLGDCHEILPTSTTPDYKIFGGPTSDMEVSSSSVTTMASIPEITPKVVDSWKPKLTNSRKFVVQDEPNTSDFTDPLSGIPKGVRWEVQSGDSNQMVHMNVLITCVFAAFVLGAFIAGVAVYCYRDLFVRKSRKIHKDAESAQSCTDSSGSFAKLNGLFDSPVKEYQQNIDSPKLYTNLLTSRKELPPNGDTKSMIMDHRGQPPELAALPTPESTPVLQQKTLQSMKSQSDKAHGASRKDTPQFFPSSPPPHSPLSHGHIPSAIVLPNATHDYNTSFSNSNAHKAEKKLQNIDHPLTKSSKRDHRRSVDSRNTLNDLLKHLSDPSSNPKAIMGDIQMAHQTLMLDPMGNMSEVPPKVPNREASLYSPPSTLPRNSPTKRVDVPTTPGVPMTSLERQRGYHKNSSQRHSISAMPKNLNSPNGVLLSRQPSISRGGYMPTTGGAKMDYMQGTPVSVHLQPSLSRQSSYTSNGTLPRTGIKRTPSLKPDVPPKPSFVPQTTSVRPLNKYTY; this is encoded by the exons GGATCAAGTTTATACtgtaaatttaaatgaaattcccAAAGCAGAAGTGATACCAAGCAAG AAATTGACATGGAGATCAAGGCAACAGGATCGAGAAAACTGTGCTATGAAAGGCAAACACAAA gatgagTGCCAcaactttattaaagtttttgTTCCAAGAAACGATGAGATGGTTTTTGTCTGTGGCACAAATGCATTTAATCCCATGTGCAGATACTATAGG TTGAATACCTTAGAGTATGATGGGGAAGAAATTAGTGGCTTGGCAAGGTGCCCGTTTGATGCCAGACAAACCAATGTTGCCCTCTTTGCTG ATGGCAAACTGTATTCTGCAACAGTAGCTGATTTCCTGGCAAGTGATGCTGTCATTTATCGGAGTATGGGCGATGGATCTGCCCTACGAACCATAAAATATGATTCTAAATGGATAAAAG agcCCCACTTTCTTCATGCCATAGAATATGGAAACTATGTGTATTTCTTCTTTCGAGAAATTGCTGTAGAACATAATAAtttaggcaag GCTGTATATTCTCGAGTGGCCCGTATATGTAAAAATGACATGGGTGGCTCCCAACGAGTCCTGGAGAAGCATTGGACTTCTTTCCTCAAGGCCCGGCTCAACTGTTCTGTCCCTGGGGATTCATTTTTCTACTTTGATGTCCTTCAATCCATTACTGATATCATACAAATCAATGGCATCCCCACTGTGGTTGGTGTGTTTACCACACAGCTTAACAG CATCCCTGGTTCAGCTGTGTGTGCTTTCAGCATGGATGACATTGAAAAAGTATTCAAAGGAAGGTTTAAAGAGCAGAAGACCCCGGACTCTGTCTGGACAGCAGTCCCTGAAGACAAAGTCCCAAAgccaag GCCTGGTTGTTGTGCAAAGCATGGCCTTGCAGAGACTTTCAAAACTTCGATTGATTTTCCTGATGACACCTTGGCTTTCATCAAATCGCATCCTTTGATGGACTCTGCTGTCCCTTCCATCATTGAGGAGCCCTGGTTCACAAAGACTCGGGTCAG GTATAGGTTGACAGCAATTGCAGTTGATCATTCAGCTGGACCTTACCAAAACTACACAGTCATATTCCTTGGCTCAGAAGCTGGAGTAGTACTTAAGATCTTGGCAAAGACCAGTCCTTTCTCCTTGAATGACAGTGTTTTACTGGAAGAGATTGATGCTTACAACCATGCAAA GTGCAATGCTGAGagtgaagaggagagaaaggtcATATCTCTGCAGCTGGATCCAGATCATCATGCCCTGTATGTAGCCTTCTCCAGCTGCGTTATTAGAATTCCCCTCAGTCGCTGTGAGCGTTATGGGTCATGTAAAAA ATCTTGCATTGCATCTCGTGACCCTTACTGTGGCTGGTTAAGCCAGGGAGCCTGTGGCCGAGTGAAACCAGGGATGCT GTTGCTAACTGAGGACTTCTTTGCTTCCCATAACCACAGTGCTGGAGGATATGAGCAAGATACAGAATACGGCAACACAGCACAACTTGGGGACTGCCATG aaattttgCCTACTTCAACTACACCAGATTACAAAATATTTGGCGGTCCAACATCtg ACATGGAGGTATCCTCATCTTCTGTTACCACAATGGCAAGTATCCCAGAAATAACACCTAAAGTGGTTGATTCCTGGAAACCCAAACTGACGAACTCCCGGAAATTTGTAGTTCAAGATGAACCAAACACTTCTGATTTTACTGATCCTTTATCAGGTATCCCAAAGG GTGTAAGGTGGGAAGTACAATCTGGAGATTCCAACCAAATGGTCCACATGAATGTTCTTATCACTTGTGTCTTTGCGGCTTTTGTTCTGGGTGCTTTCATCGCTGGTGTGGCAGTTTATTGTTACCGTGACTTGTTTGTTCGGAAATCCAGAAAGATCCACAAAGATGCTGAATCTGCCCAGTCCTGTACAGACTCCAGTGGGAGCTTTGCCAAACTGAATGGTTTATTTGATAGCCCTGTCAAGGAGTATCAGCAGAACATTGATTCACCCAAACTGTACACCAACCTCCTGACTAGTCGTAAAGAGTTACCACCCAATGGAGATACGAAATCCATGATCATGGACCATCGAGGCCAGCCTCCAGAGCTAGCTGCACTTCCTACACCTGAGTCCACTCCTGTGCTCCAGCAGAAGACCCTACAGTCCATGAAAAGCCAATCTGATAAGGCACATGGCGCTTCAAGGAAAGACACTCCTCAATTTTTCCCTTCTAGTCCCCCACCCCACTCTCCACTAAGTCACGGACACATTCCTAGTGCTATTGTTCTTCCTAATGCTACTCATGACTATAACACATCTTTCTCAAATTCTAATGCTCATAAAGCTGAGAAAAAGCTTCAAAATATTGATCACCCATTAACCAAATCAAGCAAGAGAGATCACCGGCGCTCTGTTGATTCCAGAAACACTCTCAATGATCTCTTGAAACATCTTAGTGACCCAAGTAGTAACCCCAAAGCCATCATGGGAGATATCCAGATGGCTCATCAGACCCTAATGCTGGATCCAATGGGAAATATGTCCGAGGTTCCACCCAAGGTCCCAAACCGGGAGGCATCATTGTATTCCCCTCCTTCTACTCTCCCAAGGAATAGCCCAACAAAACGGGTAGATGTGCCTACCACTCCTGGGGTCCCAATGACCTCTCTGGAAAGACAAAGGGGCTATCATAAAAATTCCTCCCAGAGGCACTCCATATCAGCTATGCCTAAAAACTTAAACTCACCAAATGGTGTTTTGTTATCGAGACAGCCTAGTATTAGTCGTGGTGGATATATGCCTACCACAGGAGGTGCAAAGATGGACTACATGCAGGGAACACCAGTCAGTGTTCATCTGCAGCCTTCTCTCTCCAGACAGAGCAGTTATACCAGTAATGGCACCCTCCCTCGGACGGGAATAAAGAGGACACCATCCTTAAAACCTGATGTGCCACCAAAACCCTCATTTGTTCCTCAGACTACATCAGTCAGACCACTGAACAAATACACCTACTAA
- the SEMA6D gene encoding semaphorin-6D isoform X7 has product MRPPLLCAYILLITISQLRAVSFPEDDEPINTVDYHYSRQYPVFRGRPSGNESQHRLDFQLMLKIRDTLYIAGRDQVYTVNLNEIPKAEVIPSKKLTWRSRQQDRENCAMKGKHKDECHNFIKVFVPRNDEMVFVCGTNAFNPMCRYYRLNTLEYDGEEISGLARCPFDARQTNVALFADGKLYSATVADFLASDAVIYRSMGDGSALRTIKYDSKWIKEPHFLHAIEYGNYVYFFFREIAVEHNNLGKAVYSRVARICKNDMGGSQRVLEKHWTSFLKARLNCSVPGDSFFYFDVLQSITDIIQINGIPTVVGVFTTQLNSIPGSAVCAFSMDDIEKVFKGRFKEQKTPDSVWTAVPEDKVPKPRPGCCAKHGLAETFKTSIDFPDDTLAFIKSHPLMDSAVPSIIEEPWFTKTRVRYRLTAIAVDHSAGPYQNYTVIFLGSEAGVVLKILAKTSPFSLNDSVLLEEIDAYNHAKCNAESEEERKVISLQLDPDHHALYVAFSSCVIRIPLSRCERYGSCKKSCIASRDPYCGWLSQGACGRVKPGMLAGGYEQDTEYGNTAQLGDCHDMEVSSSSVTTMASIPEITPKVVDSWKPKLTNSRKFVVQDEPNTSDFTDPLSGVRWEVQSGDSNQMVHMNVLITCVFAAFVLGAFIAGVAVYCYRDLFVRKSRKIHKDAESAQSCTDSSGSFAKLNGLFDSPVKEYQQNIDSPKLYTNLLTSRKELPPNGDTKSMIMDHRGQPPELAALPTPESTPVLQQKTLQSMKSQSDKAHGASRKDTPQFFPSSPPPHSPLSHGHIPSAIVLPNATHDYNTSFSNSNAHKAEKKLQNIDHPLTKSSKRDHRRSVDSRNTLNDLLKHLSDPSSNPKAIMGDIQMAHQTLMLDPMGNMSEVPPKVPNREASLYSPPSTLPRNSPTKRVDVPTTPGVPMTSLERQRGYHKNSSQRHSISAMPKNLNSPNGVLLSRQPSISRGGYMPTTGGAKMDYMQGTPVSVHLQPSLSRQSSYTSNGTLPRTGIKRTPSLKPDVPPKPSFVPQTTSVRPLNKYTY; this is encoded by the exons GGATCAAGTTTATACtgtaaatttaaatgaaattcccAAAGCAGAAGTGATACCAAGCAAG AAATTGACATGGAGATCAAGGCAACAGGATCGAGAAAACTGTGCTATGAAAGGCAAACACAAA gatgagTGCCAcaactttattaaagtttttgTTCCAAGAAACGATGAGATGGTTTTTGTCTGTGGCACAAATGCATTTAATCCCATGTGCAGATACTATAGG TTGAATACCTTAGAGTATGATGGGGAAGAAATTAGTGGCTTGGCAAGGTGCCCGTTTGATGCCAGACAAACCAATGTTGCCCTCTTTGCTG ATGGCAAACTGTATTCTGCAACAGTAGCTGATTTCCTGGCAAGTGATGCTGTCATTTATCGGAGTATGGGCGATGGATCTGCCCTACGAACCATAAAATATGATTCTAAATGGATAAAAG agcCCCACTTTCTTCATGCCATAGAATATGGAAACTATGTGTATTTCTTCTTTCGAGAAATTGCTGTAGAACATAATAAtttaggcaag GCTGTATATTCTCGAGTGGCCCGTATATGTAAAAATGACATGGGTGGCTCCCAACGAGTCCTGGAGAAGCATTGGACTTCTTTCCTCAAGGCCCGGCTCAACTGTTCTGTCCCTGGGGATTCATTTTTCTACTTTGATGTCCTTCAATCCATTACTGATATCATACAAATCAATGGCATCCCCACTGTGGTTGGTGTGTTTACCACACAGCTTAACAG CATCCCTGGTTCAGCTGTGTGTGCTTTCAGCATGGATGACATTGAAAAAGTATTCAAAGGAAGGTTTAAAGAGCAGAAGACCCCGGACTCTGTCTGGACAGCAGTCCCTGAAGACAAAGTCCCAAAgccaag GCCTGGTTGTTGTGCAAAGCATGGCCTTGCAGAGACTTTCAAAACTTCGATTGATTTTCCTGATGACACCTTGGCTTTCATCAAATCGCATCCTTTGATGGACTCTGCTGTCCCTTCCATCATTGAGGAGCCCTGGTTCACAAAGACTCGGGTCAG GTATAGGTTGACAGCAATTGCAGTTGATCATTCAGCTGGACCTTACCAAAACTACACAGTCATATTCCTTGGCTCAGAAGCTGGAGTAGTACTTAAGATCTTGGCAAAGACCAGTCCTTTCTCCTTGAATGACAGTGTTTTACTGGAAGAGATTGATGCTTACAACCATGCAAA GTGCAATGCTGAGagtgaagaggagagaaaggtcATATCTCTGCAGCTGGATCCAGATCATCATGCCCTGTATGTAGCCTTCTCCAGCTGCGTTATTAGAATTCCCCTCAGTCGCTGTGAGCGTTATGGGTCATGTAAAAA ATCTTGCATTGCATCTCGTGACCCTTACTGTGGCTGGTTAAGCCAGGGAGCCTGTGGCCGAGTGAAACCAGGGATGCT TGCTGGAGGATATGAGCAAGATACAGAATACGGCAACACAGCACAACTTGGGGACTGCCATG ACATGGAGGTATCCTCATCTTCTGTTACCACAATGGCAAGTATCCCAGAAATAACACCTAAAGTGGTTGATTCCTGGAAACCCAAACTGACGAACTCCCGGAAATTTGTAGTTCAAGATGAACCAAACACTTCTGATTTTACTGATCCTTTATCAG GTGTAAGGTGGGAAGTACAATCTGGAGATTCCAACCAAATGGTCCACATGAATGTTCTTATCACTTGTGTCTTTGCGGCTTTTGTTCTGGGTGCTTTCATCGCTGGTGTGGCAGTTTATTGTTACCGTGACTTGTTTGTTCGGAAATCCAGAAAGATCCACAAAGATGCTGAATCTGCCCAGTCCTGTACAGACTCCAGTGGGAGCTTTGCCAAACTGAATGGTTTATTTGATAGCCCTGTCAAGGAGTATCAGCAGAACATTGATTCACCCAAACTGTACACCAACCTCCTGACTAGTCGTAAAGAGTTACCACCCAATGGAGATACGAAATCCATGATCATGGACCATCGAGGCCAGCCTCCAGAGCTAGCTGCACTTCCTACACCTGAGTCCACTCCTGTGCTCCAGCAGAAGACCCTACAGTCCATGAAAAGCCAATCTGATAAGGCACATGGCGCTTCAAGGAAAGACACTCCTCAATTTTTCCCTTCTAGTCCCCCACCCCACTCTCCACTAAGTCACGGACACATTCCTAGTGCTATTGTTCTTCCTAATGCTACTCATGACTATAACACATCTTTCTCAAATTCTAATGCTCATAAAGCTGAGAAAAAGCTTCAAAATATTGATCACCCATTAACCAAATCAAGCAAGAGAGATCACCGGCGCTCTGTTGATTCCAGAAACACTCTCAATGATCTCTTGAAACATCTTAGTGACCCAAGTAGTAACCCCAAAGCCATCATGGGAGATATCCAGATGGCTCATCAGACCCTAATGCTGGATCCAATGGGAAATATGTCCGAGGTTCCACCCAAGGTCCCAAACCGGGAGGCATCATTGTATTCCCCTCCTTCTACTCTCCCAAGGAATAGCCCAACAAAACGGGTAGATGTGCCTACCACTCCTGGGGTCCCAATGACCTCTCTGGAAAGACAAAGGGGCTATCATAAAAATTCCTCCCAGAGGCACTCCATATCAGCTATGCCTAAAAACTTAAACTCACCAAATGGTGTTTTGTTATCGAGACAGCCTAGTATTAGTCGTGGTGGATATATGCCTACCACAGGAGGTGCAAAGATGGACTACATGCAGGGAACACCAGTCAGTGTTCATCTGCAGCCTTCTCTCTCCAGACAGAGCAGTTATACCAGTAATGGCACCCTCCCTCGGACGGGAATAAAGAGGACACCATCCTTAAAACCTGATGTGCCACCAAAACCCTCATTTGTTCCTCAGACTACATCAGTCAGACCACTGAACAAATACACCTACTAA
- the SEMA6D gene encoding semaphorin-6D isoform X2, with protein sequence MRPPLLCAYILLITISQLRAVSFPEDDEPINTVDYHYSRQYPVFRGRPSGNESQHRLDFQLMLKIRDTLYIAGRDQVYTVNLNEIPKAEVIPSKKLTWRSRQQDRENCAMKGKHKDECHNFIKVFVPRNDEMVFVCGTNAFNPMCRYYRLNTLEYDGEEISGLARCPFDARQTNVALFADGKLYSATVADFLASDAVIYRSMGDGSALRTIKYDSKWIKEPHFLHAIEYGNYVYFFFREIAVEHNNLGKAVYSRVARICKNDMGGSQRVLEKHWTSFLKARLNCSVPGDSFFYFDVLQSITDIIQINGIPTVVGVFTTQLNSIPGSAVCAFSMDDIEKVFKGRFKEQKTPDSVWTAVPEDKVPKPRPGCCAKHGLAETFKTSIDFPDDTLAFIKSHPLMDSAVPSIIEEPWFTKTRVRYRLTAIAVDHSAGPYQNYTVIFLGSEAGVVLKILAKTSPFSLNDSVLLEEIDAYNHAKCNAESEEERKVISLQLDPDHHALYVAFSSCVIRIPLSRCERYGSCKKSCIASRDPYCGWLSQGACGRVKPGMLLLTEDFFASHNHSAGGYEQDTEYGNTAQLGDCHEILPTSTTPDYKIFGGPTSDMEVSSSSVTTMASIPEITPKVVDSWKPKLTNSRKFVVQDEPNTSDFTDPLSGVRWEVQSGDSNQMVHMNVLITCVFAAFVLGAFIAGVAVYCYRDLFVRKSRKIHKDAESAQSCTDSSGSFAKLNGLFDSPVKEYQQNIDSPKLYTNLLTSRKELPPNGDTKSMIMDHRGQPPELAALPTPESTPVLQQKTLQSMKSQSDKAHGASRKDTPQFFPSSPPPHSPLSHGHIPSAIVLPNATHDYNTSFSNSNAHKAEKKLQNIDHPLTKSSKRDHRRSVDSRNTLNDLLKHLSDPSSNPKAIMGDIQMAHQTLMLDPMGNMSEVPPKVPNREASLYSPPSTLPRNSPTKRVDVPTTPGVPMTSLERQRGYHKNSSQRHSISAMPKNLNSPNGVLLSRQPSISRGGYMPTTGGAKMDYMQGTPVSVHLQPSLSRQSSYTSNGTLPRTGIKRTPSLKPDVPPKPSFVPQTTSVRPLNKYTY encoded by the exons GGATCAAGTTTATACtgtaaatttaaatgaaattcccAAAGCAGAAGTGATACCAAGCAAG AAATTGACATGGAGATCAAGGCAACAGGATCGAGAAAACTGTGCTATGAAAGGCAAACACAAA gatgagTGCCAcaactttattaaagtttttgTTCCAAGAAACGATGAGATGGTTTTTGTCTGTGGCACAAATGCATTTAATCCCATGTGCAGATACTATAGG TTGAATACCTTAGAGTATGATGGGGAAGAAATTAGTGGCTTGGCAAGGTGCCCGTTTGATGCCAGACAAACCAATGTTGCCCTCTTTGCTG ATGGCAAACTGTATTCTGCAACAGTAGCTGATTTCCTGGCAAGTGATGCTGTCATTTATCGGAGTATGGGCGATGGATCTGCCCTACGAACCATAAAATATGATTCTAAATGGATAAAAG agcCCCACTTTCTTCATGCCATAGAATATGGAAACTATGTGTATTTCTTCTTTCGAGAAATTGCTGTAGAACATAATAAtttaggcaag GCTGTATATTCTCGAGTGGCCCGTATATGTAAAAATGACATGGGTGGCTCCCAACGAGTCCTGGAGAAGCATTGGACTTCTTTCCTCAAGGCCCGGCTCAACTGTTCTGTCCCTGGGGATTCATTTTTCTACTTTGATGTCCTTCAATCCATTACTGATATCATACAAATCAATGGCATCCCCACTGTGGTTGGTGTGTTTACCACACAGCTTAACAG CATCCCTGGTTCAGCTGTGTGTGCTTTCAGCATGGATGACATTGAAAAAGTATTCAAAGGAAGGTTTAAAGAGCAGAAGACCCCGGACTCTGTCTGGACAGCAGTCCCTGAAGACAAAGTCCCAAAgccaag GCCTGGTTGTTGTGCAAAGCATGGCCTTGCAGAGACTTTCAAAACTTCGATTGATTTTCCTGATGACACCTTGGCTTTCATCAAATCGCATCCTTTGATGGACTCTGCTGTCCCTTCCATCATTGAGGAGCCCTGGTTCACAAAGACTCGGGTCAG GTATAGGTTGACAGCAATTGCAGTTGATCATTCAGCTGGACCTTACCAAAACTACACAGTCATATTCCTTGGCTCAGAAGCTGGAGTAGTACTTAAGATCTTGGCAAAGACCAGTCCTTTCTCCTTGAATGACAGTGTTTTACTGGAAGAGATTGATGCTTACAACCATGCAAA GTGCAATGCTGAGagtgaagaggagagaaaggtcATATCTCTGCAGCTGGATCCAGATCATCATGCCCTGTATGTAGCCTTCTCCAGCTGCGTTATTAGAATTCCCCTCAGTCGCTGTGAGCGTTATGGGTCATGTAAAAA ATCTTGCATTGCATCTCGTGACCCTTACTGTGGCTGGTTAAGCCAGGGAGCCTGTGGCCGAGTGAAACCAGGGATGCT GTTGCTAACTGAGGACTTCTTTGCTTCCCATAACCACAGTGCTGGAGGATATGAGCAAGATACAGAATACGGCAACACAGCACAACTTGGGGACTGCCATG aaattttgCCTACTTCAACTACACCAGATTACAAAATATTTGGCGGTCCAACATCtg ACATGGAGGTATCCTCATCTTCTGTTACCACAATGGCAAGTATCCCAGAAATAACACCTAAAGTGGTTGATTCCTGGAAACCCAAACTGACGAACTCCCGGAAATTTGTAGTTCAAGATGAACCAAACACTTCTGATTTTACTGATCCTTTATCAG GTGTAAGGTGGGAAGTACAATCTGGAGATTCCAACCAAATGGTCCACATGAATGTTCTTATCACTTGTGTCTTTGCGGCTTTTGTTCTGGGTGCTTTCATCGCTGGTGTGGCAGTTTATTGTTACCGTGACTTGTTTGTTCGGAAATCCAGAAAGATCCACAAAGATGCTGAATCTGCCCAGTCCTGTACAGACTCCAGTGGGAGCTTTGCCAAACTGAATGGTTTATTTGATAGCCCTGTCAAGGAGTATCAGCAGAACATTGATTCACCCAAACTGTACACCAACCTCCTGACTAGTCGTAAAGAGTTACCACCCAATGGAGATACGAAATCCATGATCATGGACCATCGAGGCCAGCCTCCAGAGCTAGCTGCACTTCCTACACCTGAGTCCACTCCTGTGCTCCAGCAGAAGACCCTACAGTCCATGAAAAGCCAATCTGATAAGGCACATGGCGCTTCAAGGAAAGACACTCCTCAATTTTTCCCTTCTAGTCCCCCACCCCACTCTCCACTAAGTCACGGACACATTCCTAGTGCTATTGTTCTTCCTAATGCTACTCATGACTATAACACATCTTTCTCAAATTCTAATGCTCATAAAGCTGAGAAAAAGCTTCAAAATATTGATCACCCATTAACCAAATCAAGCAAGAGAGATCACCGGCGCTCTGTTGATTCCAGAAACACTCTCAATGATCTCTTGAAACATCTTAGTGACCCAAGTAGTAACCCCAAAGCCATCATGGGAGATATCCAGATGGCTCATCAGACCCTAATGCTGGATCCAATGGGAAATATGTCCGAGGTTCCACCCAAGGTCCCAAACCGGGAGGCATCATTGTATTCCCCTCCTTCTACTCTCCCAAGGAATAGCCCAACAAAACGGGTAGATGTGCCTACCACTCCTGGGGTCCCAATGACCTCTCTGGAAAGACAAAGGGGCTATCATAAAAATTCCTCCCAGAGGCACTCCATATCAGCTATGCCTAAAAACTTAAACTCACCAAATGGTGTTTTGTTATCGAGACAGCCTAGTATTAGTCGTGGTGGATATATGCCTACCACAGGAGGTGCAAAGATGGACTACATGCAGGGAACACCAGTCAGTGTTCATCTGCAGCCTTCTCTCTCCAGACAGAGCAGTTATACCAGTAATGGCACCCTCCCTCGGACGGGAATAAAGAGGACACCATCCTTAAAACCTGATGTGCCACCAAAACCCTCATTTGTTCCTCAGACTACATCAGTCAGACCACTGAACAAATACACCTACTAA